A single region of the Silene latifolia isolate original U9 population chromosome 8, ASM4854445v1, whole genome shotgun sequence genome encodes:
- the LOC141596624 gene encoding uncharacterized protein LOC141596624, whose amino-acid sequence MAEISNKVRLVRCPKCENLLPELPDYSVYQCGGCGAVLRAKKKGNLEGGKGLEKSDEEKVGVVAEKSDNSSEDLEGKREVSVVENGEARVSDSEGVLSESTAVNFGNDSNKEVLKPEVEVRDVSFGKSELGEENLDTMANKLESRAVNGHGLRKVGRAFERNLSDIREEERFGRNRRGYFDEMRSSSSNYLGEGPSKYSLDSNYKREAVRGTRVEDVDPGREELLRKVEELRDQLSRVQNGNDKFREKVPIEHRMAPLEPYEEEDCFRDHPSAFRGVSRQFSASNKHVANGVPYMDHYHDPYALPNRYDMATHGYHNSIHSRSNVPRYEDPFESQMFMRPPQRIPSHHQYMSPELDHVESHPYDTVGHLSCSCNRCYVRHQQHPTQAPPSAFGNRRFPHVPNKPVPCHHEPHGGFGSRGYSSRLSNIPPLGSCEPKTYGRWPSDLKLERNTCARPQRLVLSNGRRYYPVAGGAPFVTCRNCFELLKLPKKVFSKTGDWQMSCAACSAVLSFAIVDEKFASIDTSAKQTNTEALDSGNEAGHGYLKRDNGSYCSEDYANSVYDFQAMDRDPISSSTCHGVSSSKSEEMHNLQSVSATTSEDDRLSDDLATRQEVAFTADPPENVVTSPPPLGSPPQDPFDYTSKYRAVNRCGKGNLSSRSDQERVMTNKSTLRQNSLKESMATELEISPNEYANTRVTNDTSVKSREDDQPKGKKGDSFLAGILKKSFRSNSTIDSAKKNVTVNGHLIPDRLVKKAEKLAGPVYPGQYWYDYRAGFWGVVGGPCLGIVPPFIEEFNYPMPEHCADGNTGVFVNGRELHQKDLDLLSSRGLPASKDRSYIVEITGRVVDEDTGQELDSLGKLAPTVEKVKHGFGMRAPKVGA is encoded by the exons ATGGCAGAAATCTCTAATAAAGTGAGGTTGGTACGTTGCCCAAAGTGTGAAAATCTTCTTCCTGAACTTCCTGATTATTCTGTTTATCAGTGTGGTGGATGTGGAGCTGTTCTTAGag CAAAAAAGAAGGGAAATTTGGAAGGTGGTAAAGGGTTAGAGAAGTCTGATGAGGAGAAGGTTGGAGTTGTTGCTGAAAAATCTGATAATTCGTCAGAGGATTTAGAGGGAAAGAGGGAAGTTTCTGTAGTTGAGAATGGGGAAGCTAGGGTTAGTGATAGTGAGGGTGTTTTAAGCGAATCTACGGCTGTAAATTTTGGGAATGATTCTAATAAAGAAGTTTTGAAGCCGGAGGTCGAGGTTAGGGATGTgagttttggtaaaagtgaactTGGTGAAGAGAATTTGGACACTATGGCTAATAAGTTGGAAAGTCGTGCTGTTAATGGCCATGGGTTGAGGAAAGTGGGACGGGCTTTTGAACGTAATTTGAGTGATATTAGGGAGGAAGAGCGGTTTGGGAGGAATAGACGGGGCTACTTCGATGAGATGAGGTCTTCGAGTTCAAATTATCTTGGTGAAGGTCCGTCCAAATATTCTCTAGATTCTAATTATAAAAGAGAAGCTGTTAGGGGTACTAGGGTTGAAGACGTGGATCCTGGTCGAGAGGAGCTGTTGAGGAAAGTGGAGGAATTGAGGGATCAATTGAGTAGGGTTCAGAATGGGAATGACAAGTTCCGTGAAAAGGTTCCAATAGAACACCGGATGGCTCCTCTTGAACCTTATGAGGAGGAGGATTGTTTTCGTGATCATCCATCCGCATTTCGCGGGGTTTCAAGACAGTTTTCTGCTTCTAATAAGCATGTTGCTAACGGGGTACCTTACATGGACCATTATCATGATCCGTATGCACTTCCCAATAGGTATGATATGGCTACTCATGGTTACCACAACTCCATTCATAGCCGGAGTAATGTTCCTAGATATGAAGACCCATTTGAGTCTCAAATGTTCATGAGACCTCCACAAAGAATACCTAGTCACCATCAGTATATGAGTCCTGAGCTAGACCATGTTGAGTCACACCCATATGATACAGTCGGTCACCTTTCTTGCTCTTGTAATAGATGTTATGTTCGACATCAGCAACATCCAACACAAGCCCCGCCATCCGCCTTTGGCAACAGAAGGTTTCCTCACGTTCCTAACAAGCCGGTGCCCTGCCATCATGAACCCCATGGTGGTTTTGGTTCGCGCGGCTACAGTTCTAGGCTTTCCAATATACCGCCTTTGGGCTCTTGTGAACCGAAGACCTACGGAAGGTGGCCCAGTGACCTTAAACTTGAAAGAAATACTTGTGCTCGCCCTCAAAGGCTTGTCCTATCTAACGGGCGTCGTTACTACCCTGTAGCTGGTGGGGCCCCGTTTGTTACATGCCGGAATTGCTTTGAGTTGTTAAAATTACCCAAAAAGGTGTTTAGCAAGACGGGTGACTGGCAAATGTCTTGTGCCGCATGCTCTGCCGTACTTTCTTTTGCTATTGTGGATGAAAAATTTGCTTCCATTGACACATCTGCTAAGCAAACTAATACTGAAGCTTTGGATAGTGGTAATGAGGCGGGTCATGGATATTTGAAGCGGGATAATGGTAGTTATTGCTCCGAAGATTATGCTAACTCAGTTTATGATTTCCAAGCTATGGATAGAGATCCCATTTCTTCATCTACTTGCCACGGTGTAAGCTCCAGCAAGTCTGAAGAAATGCACAACCTTCAGTCAGTTTCTGCTACTACTTCCGAGGATGACCGTCTATCTGATGACTTGGCAACTAGACAAGAAGTTGCCTTTACAGCTGATCCACCTGAAAATGTTGTTACTTCACCTCCTCCCTTGGGATCACCTCCCCAAGACCCTTTTGATTACACATCTAAGTACCGTGCTGTAAACAGATGTGGGAAGGGAAACTTGAGTAGTCGATCTGATCAAGAGAGGGTTATGACAAACAAGAGCACATTGCGGCAGAACTCTCTGAAGGAATCAATGGCAACTGAGTTGGAAATATCACCTAATGAGTATGCTAATACCCGGGTAACTAACGATACATCTGTTAAATCCCGAGAAGATGATCAGCCGAAAGGTAAAAAGGGGGATTCGTTCTTGGCTGGAATTCTAAAGAAGAGCTTCCGATCCAACTCAACTATTGATAGTGCGAAAAAGAATGTTACCGTTAATGGGCATCTCATACCAGATAGATTGGTCAAGAAGGCAGAAAAGCTGGCTGGTCCTGTGTACCCTGGTCAATACTG GTATGATTATAGAGCCGGATTCTGGGGTGTTGTTGGCGGGCCTTGTCTGGGCATCGTTCCT CCATTCATTGAAGAGTTCAACTATCCGATGCCAGAGCATTGTGCTGATGGGAACACAGGTGTGTTTGTAAATGGGAGGGAACTTCATCAAAAAGATCTGGACTTACTTTCTAGTAGAGGACTTCCTGCTTCCAAGGATAGATCTTACATCGTTGAGATCACTGGCAGAGTTGTTGACGAAGACACCGGTCAAGAGCTTGACAGCCTCGGCAAACTTGCACCGAC GGTCGAGAAGGTGAAACATGGGTTCGGAATGAGAGCACCTAAAGTTGGTGCTTAA
- the LOC141596622 gene encoding protein trichome birefringence-like 26: MMRETRPLMRPLSLFQKQNPIYAKLVLFLLFGVTIFLYSSRSIDYSTPPLQNPTSFVSSNSTENDVLITSHAKDLETQPSSEFDLQESEIEPLIVDEGSPSTSSSNEVHIDEAKPDDEAKPEDEAKPNDEAKPKCNLFKGEWVPNPKGPAYNNFTCNYIESTQNCLTNGRPDTGYLYWRWKPRDCELPKFDPERFLNFMRNKTFAFIGDSINRNHVQSLLCILSQVDEPKIIYRDEQFKSMTFFFPSYNFTLARVWAPFLLKAETFEDSDGVSSGDIQLDLDKLEENWTKQYKDFDYVIIGGGQWFFKRTIYHENNQVQGCHYCPGKNLTELGFDYAYRKAINRVLTFITSSNPKTQVLFRTFTPSHFENGKWDDGGNCKRKVPFKGNEINITETNRILYDIEMQEFDKASSVASKKGITLKLFDSTQLSLLRPDGHPGPYRDYQPFAKDKNAKVQNDCLHWCLPGPIDTWNELVLETLMNG, translated from the exons ATGATGAGGGAAACAAGACCATTAATGAGACCATTATCTTTATTTCAAAAGCAAAATCCAATTTATGCTaaacttgttttatttcttttatttggtGTTACTATTTTTCTCTATTCTTCTCGTTCTATTGATTATTCTACCCCTCCTTTGCAAAATCCAACATCCTTTGTTAGTAGTAATTCTACAGAAAATGATGTCTTAATTACATCTCATGCTAAGG ATTTGGAGACACAGCCATCCTCTGAATTTGATTTGCAGGAATCAGAAATCGAACCCTTGATAGTCGATGAAG GATCACCATCAACTTCTAGTTCAAATGAAGTGCACATAGATGAAGCAAAACCAGACGATGAAGCAAAACCAGAAGATGAAGCAAAACCAAACGATGAAGCAAAACCAAAATGTAATTTGTTCAAAGGCGAGTGGGTTCCAAATCCAAAAGGTCCAGCATACAATAATTTCACGTGTAATTATATCGAGTCTACACAGAATTGTTTGACGAATGGACGACCAGACACAGGTTATCTGTATTGGAGGTGGAAACCAAGAGATTGTGAATTGCCCAAGTTCGATCCTGAGAGGTTTCTCaattttatgagaaataagaCTTTTGCTTTCATAGGTGATTCAATTAATCGGAATCATGTGCAGTCCTTGCTTTGCATCCTCTCACAG GTGGATGAGCCGAAAATAATCTATCGAGATGAGCAGTTTAAATCAATGACTTTCTTTTTTCCCTCCTACAATTTCACACTTGCAAGAGTTTGGGCTCCATTCCTCCTAAAAGCCGAAACATTTGAAGACAGCGATGGTGTTTCAAGCGGCGATATCCAACTTGATCTGGACAAATTAGAAGAGAATTGGACCAAACAATACAAAGACTTCGACTACGTGATAATTGGTGGTGGTCAATGGTTTTTTAAAAGGACAATCTACCATGAAAACAACCAAGTTCAAGGCTGCCATTACTGCCCTGGAAAGAACTTGACAGAACTCGGATTTGATTATGCATACCGGAAGGCAATCAATCGTGTGCTTACTTTCATAACGAGTTCAAATCCTAAAACGCAAGTTTTGTTCAGAACGTTCACCCCGAGTCACTTTGAAAATGGTAAATGGGATGATGGCGGAAATTGCAAAAGAAAAGTGCCATTCAAGGGGAATGAGATTAATATAACTGAAACTAACAGGATATTGTATGATATTGAGATGCAGGAATTCGACAAGGCGTCTAGCGTGGCGTCCAAAAAAGGAATCACCTTAAAGCTCTTTGATAGCACTCAGCTCTCATTGTTGAGGCCTGATGGGCACCCAGGCCCGTACAGGGACTACCAACCTTTCGCCAAGGATAAGAACGCTAAGGTTCAAAATGATTGCTTGCATTGGTGTTTGCCCGGCCCAATAGATACGTGGAATGAACTGGTTTTGGAGACACTCATGAACGGCTAA